The Aureispira anguillae genome contains a region encoding:
- a CDS encoding phytoene desaturase family protein, producing MHVDIIGAGFSSLVAACFLAKNGYKVHVHEKHDKVGGRARIFEAEGFTFDMGPSWYWMPELIDQVFEDLGEDRAEYMDLVRLDPSYKVFWKDETSTAIPASLEDLYTVFDQLENEGGKKLKQFLEAAKIKYEVGTQKFLEKPGLQLRELIDVEVFKNFFKLDLLKSVEKDVCNRFVSEKARSILRFPVLFLGEMPHRIPSLYTLMNYADLKLGTWYPKGGMHQLALSLKAIAEKHGATFHFNAAVSEFDCANGVVKRLIFDNGLQPKEVQYVIAGADYNFVEQQLIPKKYRRYSASYWDKRKMAPSSLIYYLGVNKKLDNLEHHNLFFDEDLVAHGKQIYEQPSWPDHPLFYACLSSKTDPKVAPEGSENLFLLMPLAPDVEDHEALREKYLNIMLERIEKHTGQNIRPHLVFKRSYCVKDFKNDYNSYKGNAYGLANTLLQTANLKPKITSKLKNLVFCGQLTVPGPGVPPALISGKVAAKLLMKNK from the coding sequence ATGCATGTAGATATTATTGGTGCTGGTTTTTCAAGTTTAGTGGCCGCCTGTTTCTTAGCAAAAAATGGATACAAAGTTCATGTTCATGAAAAACATGATAAGGTAGGAGGGCGAGCTCGAATTTTTGAAGCAGAAGGTTTTACTTTTGATATGGGACCATCTTGGTATTGGATGCCCGAACTGATTGATCAAGTTTTTGAAGATCTAGGCGAAGATCGAGCCGAATATATGGACTTGGTTCGTTTAGATCCATCTTATAAAGTTTTTTGGAAAGATGAAACTAGTACAGCTATCCCTGCAAGTTTAGAAGATTTATATACTGTTTTTGATCAGTTGGAGAATGAAGGAGGAAAAAAACTAAAACAATTTTTGGAAGCTGCTAAAATAAAATACGAGGTAGGTACTCAGAAATTTTTAGAAAAACCAGGACTCCAATTAAGAGAATTGATAGATGTTGAGGTTTTTAAGAATTTTTTCAAATTGGATCTATTAAAATCGGTAGAAAAAGATGTCTGCAATCGATTTGTATCTGAGAAAGCTCGTTCAATTTTGCGTTTTCCAGTGTTATTTTTAGGAGAAATGCCCCATCGAATACCTTCTTTGTACACCTTAATGAATTATGCTGATTTAAAACTAGGAACTTGGTATCCAAAAGGAGGAATGCATCAATTGGCTTTAAGCCTTAAGGCTATTGCAGAAAAGCATGGAGCAACCTTTCATTTTAATGCAGCCGTTAGTGAATTTGATTGCGCTAATGGAGTAGTCAAACGACTTATTTTTGACAATGGACTTCAACCCAAAGAAGTACAATATGTTATTGCTGGGGCGGATTATAACTTTGTGGAACAGCAATTAATTCCTAAAAAATACAGAAGGTATAGTGCCTCGTATTGGGACAAACGAAAGATGGCTCCCAGCTCTTTGATTTATTATTTGGGAGTGAACAAAAAACTAGACAATTTAGAGCATCATAATTTGTTTTTTGATGAGGATTTGGTAGCACATGGCAAACAAATTTATGAACAACCTAGCTGGCCTGATCATCCCTTGTTTTATGCTTGTTTGAGTTCTAAAACAGACCCAAAGGTAGCACCAGAAGGAAGCGAAAATCTTTTTTTGTTAATGCCACTGGCACCAGATGTAGAAGATCATGAAGCGTTGCGAGAAAAATACCTAAATATTATGCTCGAACGAATAGAAAAACATACTGGACAAAATATTCGACCCCATTTAGTTTTTAAACGCTCGTATTGTGTGAAGGATTTTAAGAACGATTATAATTCTTATAAAGGCAATGCTTATGGCTTGGCGAATACCTTGTTGCAAACAGCGAACCTAAAACCAAAGATAACTTCCAAACTAAAAAATTTAGTGTTTTGTGGACAACTGACAGTTCCTGGTCCTGGTGTTCCTCCTGCACTTATTTCTGGCAAGGTTGCGGCAAAACTACTGATGAAAAATAAATAA
- a CDS encoding T9SS type A sorting domain-containing protein, whose amino-acid sequence MQILFLIPIFFLLAVHTTDAQTTSIPDTAFEQKLITLGFDSDNTINGQVLTSDIANVSVLSLAGSSTNIGNIRDLTGIEDFTNLWALDCSWNQISSLQISGLNDLEMVHCSYNQLSSLDLMGNSRIREIICSSNQLNSLNVSGLSNLQLLSCSQNNLSSLDISTNTGLIQLYCGINPLQQIDISNNPLLERVECIHGQLTQLDISNNLDLKWLRCENNQLSFLDISNHPQLYQVLAQNNQLDSIKMDNCPLLERLHCSNNQLTELDLSNFPNLNGFTAINNQLTHVNIQNGNNFGLSVFDVTNNPSNLVICVDNIHWIPNHWQKDPAATYSSICRVTLAGLVRLDSNNNCSPDSMEQLMHSQVIKITQGTNISYATTNNNGSYIAGLDTGTYTLELVPPAPYWTPCPLVQSTTTDSTYSIDTVDWTIAPNVECPLLIVDISAPFIRATGGGSAYTINYCNNGTAAANSPYVEVTIDSFLNVLNTSIPIVSQTGHWYRFDLDTIPIGGCGSFTIQVIADTSAIIGQTHCSEVHIYPDSICLSPWNGPILNANGQCLNDTIYFKIKNTGSNMLSANNYSIFEDDVIIDLAPFNLGAGDSIVVVQVAAPGKTYRIQTNQVTGFPAIMGSSMIHATIEACNLQNGGFNTGFVTQYYTGNSSPFIAIDCQQSIAAYDPNDKSAQPEGYGIQHYITNNTPLEYRVRFQNTGNDTAFTIVVVDTLSPFVDPTSLQMGASSHNYTWSLSGANVLTVVFDQILLVDSNANEPLSHGFFSYTIHPLAALANGTVILNQAAIYFDYNFPIWTNTTYHTIGENYVPIILKMEEVWSSDLQLHIYPNPTTGLVYLEKSNIEPISISLIDHLGRTLMTKNVATEQSYIDLKRFSSGIYYIHVKTAKQHKIQKVIKY is encoded by the coding sequence ATGCAAATATTATTTTTAATCCCCATATTTTTTCTTTTAGCTGTCCATACTACAGACGCTCAAACTACCAGTATTCCAGATACTGCTTTTGAACAAAAATTGATAACCCTAGGCTTTGACTCTGACAATACCATCAACGGTCAAGTACTAACTTCTGATATTGCCAATGTCTCTGTTTTGAGTTTAGCAGGCAGTAGCACGAACATTGGAAACATTAGAGATCTAACTGGTATTGAAGATTTCACGAATTTATGGGCACTAGATTGCAGTTGGAATCAAATTAGTTCCCTGCAAATTTCAGGGCTCAATGACCTAGAAATGGTTCATTGTAGCTACAACCAACTTAGCTCACTTGATCTTATGGGCAACTCTAGAATAAGAGAAATTATTTGTAGTAGTAATCAACTGAATAGCCTTAATGTGTCAGGGCTTTCCAATCTTCAACTTTTGAGTTGTTCCCAAAATAATTTAAGCTCCTTAGACATTTCTACCAATACAGGACTAATACAGCTTTACTGTGGAATCAACCCACTCCAACAAATAGACATCAGTAACAATCCTCTCTTAGAACGAGTTGAATGCATCCACGGTCAACTAACCCAACTAGACATTAGCAATAATTTGGATCTAAAATGGTTAAGATGTGAAAACAATCAACTTAGTTTTTTAGACATTAGCAATCACCCCCAACTCTATCAGGTACTAGCCCAAAACAACCAATTGGATAGCATCAAAATGGACAATTGTCCTCTTTTAGAAAGATTACATTGCAGCAACAACCAACTAACGGAACTTGATTTAAGCAATTTTCCTAACCTAAATGGTTTTACTGCAATCAACAATCAGCTGACCCATGTAAATATACAAAATGGCAATAATTTTGGTCTTTCTGTCTTTGATGTTACAAACAACCCTAGTAATTTGGTGATTTGTGTTGACAATATCCACTGGATTCCCAATCATTGGCAAAAAGACCCAGCAGCCACTTATAGCAGCATTTGTAGAGTTACGCTAGCAGGACTTGTTCGCTTAGACAGCAATAATAATTGCAGCCCTGATTCAATGGAACAATTGATGCATTCTCAGGTAATCAAAATAACACAAGGCACCAACATCAGTTATGCCACCACCAATAACAATGGGAGTTATATCGCAGGGTTGGATACAGGAACCTATACCCTAGAACTCGTTCCCCCTGCCCCCTATTGGACTCCTTGCCCCCTTGTACAATCTACGACCACGGATTCAACCTATAGTATTGATACTGTTGATTGGACAATTGCTCCTAATGTTGAATGTCCTCTTCTAATTGTAGATATTTCTGCCCCATTTATCCGAGCAACAGGCGGAGGTAGTGCTTATACCATTAATTATTGCAACAACGGAACAGCCGCCGCCAATAGTCCCTATGTAGAAGTAACCATAGATTCCTTCCTCAATGTTCTGAACACTAGTATCCCTATTGTCAGTCAAACTGGTCATTGGTATCGCTTTGATTTGGATACCATTCCGATTGGAGGTTGTGGTAGTTTTACCATACAGGTGATTGCTGATACAAGTGCCATTATAGGACAAACCCATTGTAGCGAAGTGCATATTTATCCAGATAGCATCTGTTTATCGCCTTGGAATGGTCCGATCTTAAATGCCAATGGGCAATGCCTGAACGATACTATTTATTTCAAAATAAAAAATACAGGGAGCAATATGCTTTCTGCCAACAATTACTCTATATTCGAAGATGATGTAATCATTGATTTGGCTCCCTTTAATCTAGGAGCAGGCGATTCCATTGTTGTTGTTCAAGTCGCTGCCCCAGGGAAAACGTACCGAATACAGACCAATCAAGTTACTGGTTTTCCAGCAATCATGGGCTCCTCTATGATCCATGCTACCATAGAAGCTTGTAATTTGCAAAATGGCGGTTTTAACACAGGTTTTGTGACCCAATACTACACAGGAAACAGCTCTCCTTTTATTGCTATAGATTGTCAACAAAGCATTGCAGCCTACGACCCTAATGATAAATCGGCACAACCCGAAGGCTATGGCATACAGCATTATATTACCAATAATACGCCTTTAGAATACCGAGTAAGGTTTCAAAATACAGGAAATGACACGGCTTTCACAATCGTTGTTGTTGATACCTTATCTCCTTTTGTGGATCCTACTAGTTTACAAATGGGAGCAAGCAGCCATAATTATACTTGGTCATTGAGCGGAGCAAATGTACTAACTGTTGTATTTGATCAAATCTTATTGGTTGATAGCAATGCCAACGAGCCTTTATCCCATGGGTTCTTTAGCTATACAATTCATCCTTTAGCTGCTCTAGCCAATGGAACCGTAATTCTGAATCAAGCGGCTATCTATTTTGATTATAACTTCCCGATATGGACCAATACAACCTACCACACTATTGGTGAAAATTATGTTCCTATTATACTAAAAATGGAAGAAGTTTGGTCTTCTGATTTACAATTACACATTTATCCAAATCCAACAACAGGCTTAGTTTATTTAGAAAAAAGCAACATCGAGCCGATTAGTATTTCTTTGATAGACCATCTAGGGCGAACTCTAATGACAAAAAATGTAGCTACTGAACAAAGTTATATTGACCTAAAAAGATTCTCTTCAGGAATTTACTATATCCATGTTAAAACAGCTAAACAACATAAGATCCAAAAAGTGATTAAGTACTAA
- a CDS encoding LysM peptidoglycan-binding domain-containing protein: protein MLTEKYKSVLDLGLELNIQNGDVKEEEGKLKVSGTAKTPYEKNLIWDEIKRVGGDYPEDIEVTLEVADDSNYHIHTVVKGESLSKIAKHYYRNAMKYPKIFEANTHILKDPNKIRPGQELFIPNLED, encoded by the coding sequence ATGCTTACAGAAAAATACAAAAGTGTCCTAGATCTTGGGCTGGAATTAAACATTCAAAATGGTGATGTCAAAGAAGAGGAAGGTAAACTAAAAGTTTCAGGGACTGCTAAAACGCCTTACGAAAAAAATCTCATTTGGGATGAAATCAAACGTGTTGGAGGAGATTACCCTGAAGATATAGAGGTTACGCTAGAAGTAGCAGATGATTCTAATTACCATATTCATACCGTTGTGAAGGGAGAATCATTAAGTAAAATTGCAAAACATTACTATCGAAATGCGATGAAATATCCCAAAATTTTTGAGGCCAATACGCATATCTTAAAAGATCCTAATAAAATTCGCCCTGGGCAAGAGTTATTCATAC